The following are from one region of the Microbacterium sp. BK668 genome:
- a CDS encoding CDP-glycerol glycerophosphotransferase family protein produces MTDARFTTEPGAALVLSGEGPRPASVELVGARARVTGSVTGRGKTWRAVLPLRAARWGGPELPLPTGDYALVVETAADAPAIEPPGPLPLAQLGTLRASLESALVRIGPPIDPAYDSGEGQAALERRYATRPGGLENAVFFESFYGRNASCNPLAIDREIARRVPGVTRYWSVVDLSVQVPEGAIPVVEGSPEWWRARGSARLLVVNDWLRRRFARRPGQIVLQTWHGTPLKRLALHRPGFDPRRMAAVVRESRRWNVLLAQNPYAARILGKAYAFLTRPVWVEGYPRNDILSGGGGDAAATRRALGIRPDDRVILYAPTWRDDRDEIVDFVDPAELAAETDAVVLVRGHSRTLLPGKDAAGPRVVDVTGFPDTSLLLLAADALVTDYSSVMFDFSVTGKPMYFLVPDMEHYRGELRGFYFDLVAHAPGPVVRTQAELVTQLRSGDPARYAAQYAQWRQKFNPRDDGRAAERVVDRILDQGFIDRGVG; encoded by the coding sequence ACCCCGGCCCGCGTCGGTCGAGCTCGTGGGCGCCCGCGCGCGGGTCACCGGCTCGGTGACGGGCCGCGGGAAGACGTGGCGAGCCGTCCTGCCGCTGCGGGCCGCGCGCTGGGGCGGGCCGGAGCTTCCGCTTCCGACCGGCGACTACGCCCTCGTCGTCGAGACGGCGGCCGATGCACCGGCGATCGAGCCACCCGGTCCGCTGCCGCTCGCGCAGCTCGGGACGCTTCGCGCGTCGCTGGAGTCGGCGCTCGTGCGGATCGGGCCGCCCATCGACCCCGCCTACGACTCGGGTGAGGGACAGGCCGCCCTGGAGCGGCGCTATGCGACGCGTCCGGGCGGACTCGAGAACGCGGTGTTCTTCGAGAGCTTCTATGGTCGCAACGCCAGCTGCAACCCGCTCGCGATCGACCGCGAGATCGCGCGCCGCGTGCCGGGCGTGACGCGGTACTGGAGCGTCGTCGACCTCTCGGTGCAGGTTCCCGAGGGCGCCATCCCGGTCGTCGAAGGCAGCCCCGAGTGGTGGAGGGCGCGCGGCTCTGCGCGCCTCCTCGTCGTCAACGACTGGCTGCGCCGCCGCTTCGCCCGGCGTCCCGGACAGATCGTGCTGCAGACCTGGCACGGCACGCCGCTCAAACGGCTCGCGTTGCACCGGCCCGGCTTCGACCCCCGCCGCATGGCCGCCGTCGTGCGGGAGTCTCGCCGGTGGAACGTGCTTCTCGCCCAGAACCCCTATGCCGCGCGAATCCTCGGCAAGGCGTACGCCTTCCTCACGCGACCGGTCTGGGTGGAGGGCTATCCCCGTAACGACATCCTCAGCGGCGGCGGCGGCGACGCGGCGGCGACGCGGCGCGCGCTCGGCATCCGCCCCGACGACCGCGTCATCCTGTATGCGCCGACGTGGCGCGACGACCGCGACGAGATCGTCGACTTCGTCGACCCGGCAGAGCTGGCCGCCGAGACGGACGCCGTGGTGCTCGTGCGGGGGCACTCCCGCACGCTTCTTCCGGGAAAGGATGCCGCCGGCCCCCGGGTCGTCGACGTCACGGGCTTCCCCGACACGTCCCTCCTGCTCCTGGCCGCCGACGCGCTCGTGACCGACTACTCGTCGGTCATGTTCGACTTCTCGGTGACCGGCAAGCCCATGTACTTCCTCGTTCCCGACATGGAGCACTACCGCGGCGAGCTGCGGGGGTTCTACTTCGACCTGGTGGCGCACGCACCCGGGCCCGTCGTGCGCACGCAGGCCGAGCTCGTGACGCAGCTGCGCTCGGGCGACCCCGCCCGGTACGCGGCGCAGTACGCCCAGTGGCGGCAGAAGTTCAACCCTCGCGATGACGGGCGAGCCGCCGAGCGGGTCGTCGACCGCATCCTCGACCAGGGCTTCATCGACCGCGGCGTCGGGTAG